Part of the Rhinolophus ferrumequinum isolate MPI-CBG mRhiFer1 chromosome 25, mRhiFer1_v1.p, whole genome shotgun sequence genome, CGCAGGGAGGCCATATTATGGGGCAATTAAGAGCAATGTCTTTGGagtacagaaaaaataataatagcaaaaaaccTTTGGGTTTTGGGTCTGCTACTTAAGAGCTGTGTAATGTTGGGTGAGTGACttcgcctctctgagccttcatttccGTATCCATAAGATGGCCACAAGAAATGGCCTTGGAGGAGGcatgagaatgaaatgagctaAACTCATAAATCACATGGCACCATGTGTGGTACATTGAGAGCACTCACTGAATGatagctgtgattttttttttttttaattattatcgCCAGGCAGCAGCTAGAATCAGATGTGACTTCCTTTACTTCCAGGAAGATTCCTTTAATTGCTTCAAACCTCAACTATGAGTTCCAAGAAAAGGGAACAAGGGTGAGAGTGTTGGGTGGGGGAAACTGTGTGCCCTGAGTCAGAGCCTTATGCAAGCATCTCCTACTCAGGGGTCAGCCACTGCTAGAAATCTGGGGACTGATTGAGTCTTCAGGAGAGTCCATCATCCCCATCCTGGCTCTGTTCCTGTCCAAGGTGCTGAAATATGCCCAGGCTCTTTCTTATCATGCGTGCCCATGAATCACCTGCTCCCTACCTCCATTTAATTTCACAAGAAtacactgagcacctactatataaggggTAAAAGTAttcataaaaagaatttaaatacagCTCTAACTCAAGTTGCTTGTCGCTCATAGGGAGGGGATTCAAGCACACACAAATGCCTTAAGAGAAGTGAGGGCAAAGGCTAGGGGATTTACTTTCCTATTTCTTGGGTTTCAGTGACATCCACTTCTTGCTTTTACCCTTGCTTTTTCGTCTTCTGCAACCTTGGTACCCTCCAAGGCTGTGCCTTTCATACCTTTCCTGATTTGACCATATCATACGACTGTTCTCCAAGGCAGCTCTTTCTCTACTCACTAATGTCAGAGAGGAGAACTAACAGtttcgggggggggggcgggggggagggtaGGATATATAGACATCAAGCAGAGGGTCGGGGGTCTCTGAGAAGTGAGGGAGCTGCCTAGACAGGGGTGAGCTCCTCGTCGTATTTCTGCATGCCCTCGTCTGGGAGCAACACCTCCACTGTGAAGCTGACTTTCTTGGCATGGACAAAGCTGTAGGTGTTGTCGAAGCGCAGGACATCTGAGGGGACAGAAGGACAAAGGGGTAGTTGGGCCTGGCTTTACACTCCCTGTGTTCCTGCCCCAGCCATGGGGGAGGACATGCTGTTTTCCCACCTGCTGTTTGCCAAGCTGGGCCAAGTTTCCACCACTCCTGTTCCTTTCACCATAGGAACTGCCACCCCTGAGCGGGACCTGTAAACAGACACTGACCTCCTCCTGGCATGTTTCCAGACTGGCTTTAGTTGCACAAACTAGCAATGAGAACAATGGCCACTGCATCCCTTTGTTTCCACACCTGGACACTCGCATAATGGAGGGGCAACGGGGTGCAGTTGGGAACCTTAGAGGCCTCCCAGCCCCCTTAGATGAAGTGGGGTGCTGGGCCAGGCCTCCTTATGCCTTCTGCCTCCTCAAATTCACCCTGAGAGGCAGGGGTTGTAGCCTTTGCTTCACAGGTAAGCAAACCAAGGGTCCACATTGGTAAGACTTTTGCCGAGGGCTACACAGCTACCACAAGGCCGAGGTGGAACCCTGGTACCAcactcagctgtgtgactttggacaagctGATTTACTTGTCACAGCCCCAGTTTCCTTCTGGGGAGAGTTGCACTTGCTTTATTGTCCTTTGCCGATATTCTGTGGCCCAAGGACTCTCAACTCCTTCAGGGCCTGTGGGTTGCTGGTTCTtggcgcacagtaggtgctcatgaGTGTGGACCAAATGAGTGACTGGCACTAATGTATGGCACTAACCTAGGCTGTGTGTCCCTGGAGGGGGTCCACTgcccctctgtttcctcctctaaaCCATGGACGGATGACTTCAGGCTTCTGGAACTGAGGCCCAGCTGGGGCAGACTTACAGACACCAGCTTCCGAGCAGGTGAGGGACCCATCCTCAGGCACCATGTGGGCATTGTAGCGCTGGCTGGACAGCACCTCTGTCATCTCCGCTGCTCGCTGCCGCTCCCCCATCTTGGTCTTCAGGAAAACCCCGAAGCCGATGTCGGCACCATCTGACGCAAACTGCCacctgtgtgggggtggggggaagagcaCAGGTTATTGCTCTAGGTGTCCCTGAGGGGCTAGGCCCCAGCCAGGGGTGGGGCGGTGACCTGTCCCTACCTGAGGACGCAGCCTGGGAACAGGATCTCGTACTCCACCTGGTGCGAGGAGCCGCGGCTGATCTGTACTGAGTGCTCATACTGAGTCTTCACCTGGTCCCGCACATACATGGACTTGGGGATCTCCCCACCATAGTTGATCTGTGGACATAGGACGGCATGGCCTCGCTCCCCTTCTCTGGCTATTGCGTTGTTCATGCAATTTCATGCTGTTTCTCCTGCCTGAGACACTTTCACCATTTCCTGGAAGTATCCTGCTCATCCTGTTCTCCCCTACCCCCTGACTCTCCGGTCCGGGTCAGGGCCTCCTTTGGGAACTTCCTTTTCCAGCTCACCCCTCTGGTTCAAAACTCAGGAGAGCTGCTGAGGGCTCCACGAGGGCAGCGCTGTGACTGTTTAGTTCAACACCTGGCTAACAGGGGTCTCTCCACagacatttgtggaatgaatgaatgggtgagaaagaaactcagatctacttccctccctttccctgtaCTGGGGCTCTTGTACCTTAGTTAAACATTTGGGGTTCCCATCTGGGTCTGTCATGGTCCCCCCAAAATGGGCAGGCAGTTCCTCAGGACTGATGAGTTTCAGCAAACCTTCTTTCCAGTTGTCTGGGGACAGAGGGGTTGAAGGGCAGTTATTGGGCATGGAGAGGACACATCACCCCCCGTTCCCTCGAGAAGGACCTGAGCTTGGGGAGAAACCATACAGCAGCTAGGCTGCCAGGGCCGATTTCCTGGCCTCCCAGGACTTGGGCTGCAGAAAACATCTTATAGCATTGTGTTGCTATGGAAGTACGTTTCCTTCTGGCTGAAGGGTTTGCACATTTTTGAGGGTCTCCCAGTCATTAGTACTGAAGTTGAGAGTTGTCTAATTGTCTCAAGGAGACTTTAAAGCACAATTAGGTCAAGGACCTTGTTACGGGCTACACGGTGtttacaaggtgtgacaattaaatttgtgaacttgttgcaatgatgctgctaacctttttttatatcacaggaattattcattgtgaatttgtaccaactggacaaacagctaaccaagttgactatttggaagtgctgaaaaggctgcgtgaaaaagatagacgacctgaacttttcgccaacaattcatggctcttgcatcatgacaatgcaccagctcacacggcactgtccgtgagggagtttttagccagtaaacaaataactgtattggcacaCCCTCTCTGCTCatctgatttggcccccaatgacttctttctttacccaaagaaagaagaaaccataCCATTGCCTTCTTGAAAGGAAGGcaatcttgaaaggaagacattttgatgacattcaggacatcaagggtaatacgatgacagctgtgatggccattccagaaaaagagttccaaaattgctttgaaaggtggactaggcgctggcatcagtgcatagattcccaaggggagtactttgaaggtgaccgtagtgatattcagcaacgaggtatgtagcactttttctaggatgagttagcaaacttaattgtctgacctcgacCACATAAGTGGCATACCCAAGTCAGACATTTTGGTGGGGGGCAGACAGCCTTAGGTCTTTGAAAGGACACCCCCTGCAGTTGTTAATCATGACAAACATAATGCCTATTACTGTTCTTTGTGCCCTACACAAAGCTCTAAGAGTTCTGCATCCTGGGGTGTCTCTATGGCCCCAGCCCTATGATCAACCCAGGCtatctcccctccaccccactgtGGTCATGGAGATTCTTTACCATCAGTGGCATGAGGGTAAagatcacagtgcctggcacaccgAGGCCAAATGCAGAGCCCTGTGTGCCACCAAATAGGGCAGAGGCCTGGACTTGGTCCTGGAATGTGGTAGTTACTCATACTGCTCCAAGATTTTGGGGGGGGCTACCTTGTGATCCACCCAGGTCCCTATCCCAGCAGAATTTGGCAGAGCCAGAGActaaggaagggagagaaatcaTGGATTTGTAAGATTCCCCTCCTAGCCCCCAGATCCTCAGATCTCCTGATTTGATGATCTGACCATTCTGCTTGCGAGAAGTTATCCTCCAAGCTCAGGGTAATTGGCTTGAGTTTAAGaactatttctctatttctttctctttccctatcATTTAAACTATAACAATACTTTCtacttataaaagtaatacatgttacTATAAAAActtaggaaatacagaaaaatacaaaaatagacttaaaaaccACCTGATTTCTTGGCATCCACAAATCAACATTTTATTGTAATCGCTTCTAgaagtatatttttgtttttacaaaaataagatcATACTATTCACGCCTCTTtataatctactttttaaaaagttactgacATTCCCCAGGACATCAAATCATTTTTCATGGTTGCCCAGTAATTCACCAAATGGATGCATTATTGTCCAGTCCCTTCTTGTTGAGCCTCCCTTCTCTGAACCATGTCTCCGTATcctgctcttcttcctcatcctccccATCTCAAATAGTCTTTAGAAGTCCTGAGGTGATGGGTGTTGAAAGGAAAGTGACGCCCATAACTCAGAGGCTGACTAGCAACCAAACTGAAACCAATAAGGAGGAAGGTGTAGAAAAGCCTTAGTCACCAAGGACAGGGAATAAGGCAGAGGTACCTGGATAGACTCTATAGTGTAAGACCCATCATCACTTTTGAGGGGAAGGAGCCTTTGATTCTAGGTGATATGTGGATCTCTGGATGGGGTGATGGACCAACCTCACTCCAAAGCTCATGCACAGAGGTCAGGGGAGGGAAGTGGAACTACTTACTTCCCAGCACTACAATTTTTCTACGAGTGTCCTCACTCAGGAATGGCTTCATGAGGTTGTAGCCCACAGGGAAGAGTTTGGTGGCTGGAGAGATATAAACAAAATGATGGGGAGAAAATAATTCCATCGGGCCATTCTCTCTTTAATAGTCATAGCCAACAATATGGAGGAATCATGAATTACCTTGGCAAATTCCAATGCCCTCCACCTGACAAATCATTCAATCAACTGGTCACTCACTGGTCAACCAACAAACAAGCagccaactaaccaaccaaccatccAATCAATCATCCAATCTATCAGCCAACCAATCAACCAGCCAACAAATAGCCAATCAATTCATCTTCTAATCAGCCCACAAATAAGCCTACCAATCATTCAGCCAACCTATCAAATAGTCAAACAACCAATCAACACATCAGCCAATCAGCAAACCAATCTGCCAGTTATACAGTCTGCTAACTGCCAAACCAACTGCTCCCTCCAAGCAACGAACCATTCAAACAATCGACAGCCAAACATCCAAGATCAAGGCAAATGACAAACCAGCCAGCCAATGAACCAATCTGCCAACTAGCCACTCGTCCACCCACCCAATCAAAATGCCAACTACTCACTCAATCAGTCAAATAAGCTAACAACTATCCAACCATTCAACTATCTAACCAACCACCACCAGTCAGTCAACTAGTTAGTTAACCCACTGGCTGGTTCACTAGACAACCAACTAAACAACGAATCAACCAGCCAACCATCAAACACCAACCCACCCAAACAACAACCATCCAAATACCCAATGAGCATCCACATGGCTCCAGGCCTGTGAGGGACACAACAAAAGTGGAGAATCAGAGGCCCTGGCTTCAAGGAGTAGACAACCCGGCAAAGGAAATAGGATGAACACACACTAGACAACTGGTGGCCCCCAGAAGGCAGCAGACAGAAAAGGCTAGTCTGGGATGTACCAGTGCCAGAGATAGTTTGGGGAGGGAGAGATCAATCTGGCAGGAGACGTGAGGGGGCATTCATGGAAGAGCTGGGGTTGGAGCTGCCTCCTCTTGTAGTAAGGCCAACCATAGAAGTGaccatttatggagcacttactcTGTTCCAGGCACTCTAAATGATTTGCATGTAGCCACCAAACAATCTGCCTCCCACAACCCAGGGAAGAAGGCACGATTATCATCCCCAgggaacagatgaggaaatagaggcacaGGGAAGTGAAGTCACTTGCTACACACCTTTCACAATGAACATGAACTTCAGGGTCTCCGGATAATTCTCTTCAAGGAGGCCAAAGAACTGTGGAACCAAGAAATACCCCATTAAGGCCCACTCCTCATCTTCTCCTACCCCCATCGCCTTTGCAATCTCCTTTTAGCAGGGTTCAGAGGGCTGTGGAGcgtttcccttccttccatcacCTCCAGTGGCACCAAGAGGAGACCTTCTCACCTCAGACTATTGTAACAACACcctaataataattacataataattatttttagagtagacataatagtaataataatgactacTGTCTATTAAATGTTCACTATTTGCTGAGCTCTGTGTATACACTTTACATATCAACTCAATGAAATATCCCTATATCCCTTTGAAATACGAACTATTGGTACCCCCCATAACTTGCTCAAGTCACAGACTTAGGGAAGACCCTGTGAAGGGTTTGGTGGAAGCTGGCCCCTATGGTCTCAATACAGTATTGGCCCTGGGGTCTAGGAAACATATTATCTTTGGTTCCTGAGTCACAGTGACCTTTTACTTTTACTAAATCTTGTCTGTGAGTACGCAGCCAGGACACAGCATGCCGAGCTGGTCATTAAAGCAAGCAGGGGCTGCCTGGGGCCTTCTCCTTACCTCCTGGTACACTTCCACCAGAGGTTTCCAGAAGTGCTTCAAGCCCAGGCCCTCACAGTCAAATATCATCACAATTGTATCAATCTTCCTGCCCAGCTGTCAGGATGAAAGCAAGGGTGAGTCCCAAGGTTCAGGGTGCAGGCTCAGAACTTGGGCCATGGTGACCCTAGCACATGACCCCTCAGGGTTTCTCCAGGAATGAGTGGACAAAACAGTGAAGACATTAACCCACCtgtccatccaccatccatccatcatccattatCCATTTATCATCCATCCATTTGTCTGTCCATttgtccacccatccatccatccatccatccatccatccatccacccacccacccacccatccatccatccatccatccatccatccatccatccatccatccatccatctttccatTAATTGACCCATCCCTTCACCTGTCCGTCCATTCATACTGccataaattcattcattcattcctccctccATTTGTTCAACtgttatttattaagcacctattttGTACCAGATACTGACAGTATAACATATAATGTTCAATAATTTATACTTCTTGTCCTCAAAGAGTACTCGTACACAGTCTGGCTGGGGAGACTGACAAGCAACCAGGTCACCACAGTCCTGAATAAGTGCTAGGACGGGACAACAGGTGAGCTGTGGGAATGCATGTTTACTCAGACAAGGGCCAAAGAGAAGATGACATCTAAATTTGAAACCTGAAGCATAAAAAGGAGATAGATGGGaggtatttgtgtgtgttgggAATATGGTTATCCAGACAGAAGGACTAGCAGGTCAAAGACTACATGGGAATAAGAATAACTAGCATTATTGAGAAATATGTTAGGCCCTGTGTGCTAGGCCATATACTTGCATTATGTCACTTAATCTTTGCAACCATTATTTATTACCCCCGTTTTGTaggtgaagaaacaggctcaTGGAGGCGAGGTGACTCTCCAAGTCtgcacagctgggaagtggcagagctggtgtTTGATCCCAGAGCCCTCTGACCGTAATAGTAGAGAGAACAGGTGCTCTGGCaacctcccctgcccccagccacccCCACTCATCCTGGGCCTCACCCGCTCCGTCTGCAGGTCACACTCATGCAGGATGCGCTCGCAGTCCCTCATCTTGGTCTTGAGCAGGTCCTGCTTGGTGACTGAGAAGAGCAGGCCCTTGGGGTCAAGAGGACCAATGATGTCATACCACACGGGGCAGCCATCACGGTCATAACCACACAGGCCCCCAGGCATGTACTTCTGGATTACCTAGGCATGGAAAGATACATGGAACTCGGCATGATAC contains:
- the LOC117017193 gene encoding SEC14-like protein 3 isoform X1; the protein is MSGRVGDLSPKQAETLAKFRENIQDVLPALPNPDDYFLLRWLRARNFDLQKSEAMLRKYMEFRKTMDIDHILDWKPPEVIQKYMPGGLCGYDRDGCPVWYDIIGPLDPKGLLFSVTKQDLLKTKMRDCERILHECDLQTERLGRKIDTIVMIFDCEGLGLKHFWKPLVEVYQEFFGLLEENYPETLKFMFIVKATKLFPVGYNLMKPFLSEDTRRKIVVLGNNWKEGLLKLISPEELPAHFGGTMTDPDGNPKCLTKINYGGEIPKSMYVRDQVKTQYEHSVQISRGSSHQVEYEILFPGCVLRWQFASDGADIGFGVFLKTKMGERQRAAEMTEVLSSQRYNAHMVPEDGSLTCSEAGVYVLRFDNTYSFVHAKKVSFTVEVLLPDEGMQKYDEELTPV
- the LOC117017193 gene encoding SEC14-like protein 3 isoform X2, with amino-acid sequence MSGRVGDLSPKQAETLAKFRENIQDVLPALPNPDDYFLLRWLRARNFDLQKSEAMLRKYMEFRKTMDIDHILDWKPPEGLLFSVTKQDLLKTKMRDCERILHECDLQTERLGRKIDTIVMIFDCEGLGLKHFWKPLVEVYQEFFGLLEENYPETLKFMFIVKATKLFPVGYNLMKPFLSEDTRRKIVVLGNNWKEGLLKLISPEELPAHFGGTMTDPDGNPKCLTKINYGGEIPKSMYVRDQVKTQYEHSVQISRGSSHQVEYEILFPGCVLRWQFASDGADIGFGVFLKTKMGERQRAAEMTEVLSSQRYNAHMVPEDGSLTCSEAGVYVLRFDNTYSFVHAKKVSFTVEVLLPDEGMQKYDEELTPV